The DNA region CATGATTCGTCGTAAATCTGACAAATCGAAAAAATCTATGCAAATCGATGTGCCTTCCAAGGGTCCGTGGACAGAAGTTTTGGCGTCCATGCGTCCATTACATGCCAGAAGCAGCCAGTGTCCGCCACCTTCCCATGAAATTCCTATGACTTTGCCAATGATGGAAGGATTTAAGGATTTGTTGACGCCTCCTTTATCGCCAGTAACTTCAGCAAAGACATTGACTCAATCTTCCGAGCCTGATGACGGCATGAGCCAATACGCTTCTGCTCAGGATCTGCAAAAGCTTGTTATGACCACTGACAACAAAGAAAACGATGATAAGGGTGGTGACGAGATGATTGATGTCAAGGCGGAGGAGTTTATTGCTCAATTTTATGAACAAATGAGGATTCAAAACGCCCACTATAAGAATACTTACAAGAAGGAACTCGGGTGCACGTCATAAGATGCTGAGGCTAAGGAAATCGATGGGTTTTAAATCACGATCAAGTCAGGTGTAATGAAGCGACTTAAGTTAAATCAACTAATCTCGTACGTCAATTTATCTTGATAAGTCAACTAATATTtcagatttctttttttttttatttgttttatatttgtaattgaaatCGATGCTTAGATTTGTTGAATTGACTTTAATAGAATAAGTTAAACATATGATACAGTGCATTAGTTTTACCCAAAACAAGACTTTCTCAAATCACTTAAGGCAAAGAGTATAATGCAGCAGAGATGGAGGAAGACTTGGGATTGACTTTATGTATgtccattaattaattaagaatttttttcttttgaattctaATATGTACTGTTTATTTtcggccaaaggacttattcccacccaagtgtTGATACGTTGTCACAATTACATCTGtatactttgaaaaatttaaagacTCACCTATAAACaaactgttattaaaatttttaattagtacttaaagtaaaatcgttattttgctaataatattaaaaaatatataattttatcttatttcccttctaaattttaaaaacttgcatTCGCCCTTCagctttaactttaaaaagtaaattttccccTCTAAATCTGCTACAAACTTCGATGACAATAATAGTGACGGTGACTGCTACTGTCCACCTTTAACTCGATAGAGGAGAGAGATAGTTAACAACATTGATGAGGAAGAGACACGACAGATGAAAAAGAGATGAAGACGAATCTATCTCATCTTTCCATTGAGGAAAAGAGGAAAACAATCCGTTGACATTGTTGGTCATCTCCCTCTTTTGTCGGGCTAAAGATAGAGACTATGGTGGCCATCGTTATCATCATTGGATTTTGCAACAAACCTTAAGGATTCGGAAAggaaaagttattttaaaaattaagactAGGGatgaaatatgagtttttaaaatccaagataaaaaataaaataaaataatataatttttaatattattaataaaataacgattttatctatAGTCAggaaattttaacaataattgattcataaataaaattttaa from Mangifera indica cultivar Alphonso chromosome 8, CATAS_Mindica_2.1, whole genome shotgun sequence includes:
- the LOC123223377 gene encoding uncharacterized protein LOC123223377, whose product is MEHMSSSNVVTIRNGKNKMVNDQGSTNKIQKKRLGVMHFVRVALYMIRRKSDKSKKSMQIDVPSKGPWTEVLASMRPLHARSSQCPPPSHEIPMTLPMMEGFKDLLTPPLSPVTSAKTLTQSSEPDDGMSQYASAQDLQKLVMTTDNKENDDKGGDEMIDVKAEEFIAQFYEQMRIQNAHYKNTYKKELGCTS